The Chitinophaga caeni genome segment TTAAGCGTAGACTTAAATTCCAGCTCTTCCAAGGCCTCCAAAGCCTTACCGTAAGCTTCATTGACTTCTTGTTCGGATGATTCGCCTTCGCGGAAGAAATCGTACAACACGCCGCAATCTTCTATTACAGATTGCACCTGCTCGTAAAGATCTACCCAGAATTTGTTTACTTTAATTTCCTTGAGGATACTCGTGGCCCTCACGTTGTCATCCCAAAAGCCAGGGGCTAGGGTCAACTGTTTGTCATTTTCTATTTTGGCGTTGCGGTCAGGGATGTCAAAGAAAACCTCCCAGGACATGCAAACGATCCCTCATAGCCTTTAATTGTTCTGCTGTCATAATGTCCGCAAAGGTAAGCAATTTTGCCTTCAGGATAAAATGCGGAACACCTGGGGTTTAATAAGGAACAATATTTGTAAAGCGTTGTTATATATTGCCATGATCAAGTACTACAGTATTCTGCATGCCCGGCAGCAAGCCATCTTTAATTCAATTGCCTTTATCCTCGTACTGGTTGTCAATTACATGGCCAATACGCTGAAGTTAAATGGTAAAACAACCGGGGAGATATCGGCCATGTATCCCAATATGTTTGTGCCGGCGCCCATTACTTTCAGTATATGGGGATTAATTTACTTATGGCTACTGGTATATATCATTTACCAGCTCTGGCTAGCATTTTCAAAGGGGCATACCGAGGAGTTGCAATCGCACATGCTCAGGATGCGGGCCTGGTTTTTAATTACCTGCCTTGGCAATATCGCTTGGTTATTTTCTTGGCATTTCCAACTCATCGAGGTTTCGGTCATCATGATGTGCCTCATACTATATGCCCTCCTTAAAATACATCGGAATTTTCGGATCGCGCTACCAGTTGAAAGCAAGCGGGAGACCTGGTGGGTGCAAGTTCCATTCTCGCTTTACCTTGGCTGGATCAGTATAGCCCTGTTAGCCAATATCACGGCCCTACTAGTTTCAATAGGCTTCCAATCTTCCGGAACCGTTGCCGCAACTTGGGCAATTGCCATGGTATTAGTCGGCACTTTAGCAGGAGTTTTCATGGTTATATACCGCCATAATGTTGTACATGCGCTTGTCGGGATCTGGGCAATTTATGGAATTTCGATACAGCAATTCGGTGAAAAGTCGCCCGGGAGTTTTGCCGTATTTGCTGCCTGCATCATCTCTATCACCGTTTTATTCCTGTCTGTCTTAGTACATTTCTTAGCTAGAAAGCCGCGAAATTTTAAAATTTAATTACATATTTTAAATACTATCTAAGAGGAATAAGTTTATTTTTGACCGTATTTAATAATAAAGAAGAATATGTTTCCAAGTACGAATCCTACACATACCGGCTCATGGAAAGCCTTGACGAATCATGCGGAAGAGATGCGCAAAGTTCAAATGCGCGATTTATTTGCAAAAGATGCGACCCGGTTTGATAAATATCATTTAAAGATCGAAGATATACTGTTCGATTATTCTAAAAATATTATTACGGATGAGACCCTTCAACTGCTACAAGCCCTAGCCATCGAATGCGGTGTTCCCGAAGCTATCAAGGCGATGTTTTCCGCTGAAAAAATAAACCAAACGGAAAACAGGGCTGTTCTTCATGTAGCCTTACGTAACCGCGGCAACACGCCGATTTTGCTGGACGGTCAAGATGTAATGCCGGAAGTAAACAAGGTATTAGCGAAGATGCAAGATTGCTGCCGCAAGATCCATAGCGGCGAATGGAAAGGTTATACGGGTAAGAAAATAAAGTACTTTGTAAATATCGGCATCGGGGGATCAGATTTGGGTCCCGTGATGGTTACCGAGGCTTTGAAACCTTACTGGATCGATGGAATAGAAACTTACTTCGTTTCTAATGTCGACGGCACCCATATCGTTGAAACGCTCAAGAAAGTAAATCCTGAAGAAACATTATTCCTCATAGCATCCAAAACATTTACAACGCAAGAAACCATGACCAATGCACATACTGCGAGGGACTGGTTTTTAGATGCGGCGAAAGACGAAAAACACGTGGCCAGTCATTTCGTGGCACTTTCTACTAATGAAGAAGCGGTGAAATCGTTCGGTATTGACCCGGCCAATATGTTCGAATTTTGGGATTGGGTCGGCGGAAGATACTCATTATGGTCTGCCATCGGCCTGTCAATCGCTTTGACGATCGGTTACGATAATTTCGTGGCCTTACTCGAAGGCGCTCATGCTACCGATGAGCATTTCAGGAATACTCCCGCCGAACAAAATATACCGCTGATCATGGCATTAATCGGCCTCTGGTACGGTAATTTCTTCGATGCGCACACGGAAGCGATTCTTCCCTACGACCAATATATGCACCGTTTCGCGGCTTATTTCCAACAAGGCAACATGGAAAGTAACGGCAAATACGTAGATCGCAACGGTCACCCGGTAAGTTATCAAACCGGGCCCGTAGTTTGGGGAGAACCCGGAACAAATGGCCAACACGCCTTTTACCAATTGATCCACCAGGGAACCAAGTTGATACCATGTGATTTTATTGCACCCGCCATTAGCCATAATCCCGTGGGAGATCATCATCAAAAGTTATTATCCAACTTTTTTGCTCAAACCGAGGCATTAATGAACGGTAAATCAGCAGCGGCAGCGAAAGCCGAGTTGGAAAAAACGGGTATGCCGGCAACGGGGATTGAGAAATTAGTCCCATTTAAAGTGTTCACCGGAAATAGACCTACAAATTCCTTCTTGCTTAAGGAGATCACCCCGAGAAGCTTGGGAACATTGGTTGCGATGTATGAACACAAAATTTTTGTACAGGGAGTAATATGGAACATCTTTAGTTTTGACCAGTGGGGAGTGGAGCTAGGCAAACAACTCGCCAATAACATCCTTCCTGAACTAAAGGGTAATGAAAGGATCACTAGCCATGATTCTTCAACAAACGGTTTAATTAACGCTTATAAATTGATGCGTAATTAACGCCTGTTGGCAGCAGAATTTATACAATATTCAAAAGGGTGTTTCATTTTTATTTGAAACACCCTTTTGAATATATAAATATTTTGGGTCCAGGTTAAGCGGGATCATCCTTGCCATCACAAATTTAAACACGACAACTAACAAGATATCAATTAATAAAAAACCCCTGGAAAAATCCAGGGGTCTTAGAATATTTTTAGTACAAATATTACCACTTGTCTACATCCTCGTTAGAAGATGTTGGAGCAGCAGAAGTAGTAGCAGCAGCAGTTGTTGTTTCTGTTACTTCTTCTTCTGTTTCAGTTGATGAACTAGCTTCAACGCCTACTTCATCTTGCTCATTTTCCCCAGAATAATCGTGGTTATAAGCATCAAAGTCGAAGTCGGGCATCAATTCAGTTTTCACGTAATTGATTGTTTCTGTTAATGCATTCAGGAACTTGTTAAAATCTTCTTTATACAAGAAAACTTTATGCCTGTCATAACCATTATCGTTAAAACGTTTTTTACTTTCGGTGATGGTTAGAAAGTAATCATTGCCACGAGTGGTTTTAACATCAAAGAAATAAGTTCTTCTTTTACCCGCTTTCAATCGCTTAGAAAAGATGCTGTCATTGTTTCTTTCCTGCTGATTGTTGTTTTCGTACGCCACAGTTGATAGATTTAAGTGTTAACGAATCAAATCCTGTTTTCAATAAGCAACAAATATACTATTGTTTTATAAATATCAAAATATTTTTAAATGATTTTGAAAAAACATCGATTTTTTTTGTTATTACCGCGTCCCAAGCAATTATAAGGGGGTGAAACCTATTCTGTTACGTTCTCTTCTTCCCCTTTCTGCTGGCGCTGGTACATTTCCGCGTAGTAACCGTTCTTCAAGAGTAGTGCTTCATGCGTGCCTTCCTCGATGATTCTACCCTCTTCTAACACGATTATCTTATCAAATTCGAATAATGAAAATATTCTATGGGTAATGATGATAGCGGTTTTATCCTTCAAAAATGCATACAGGTTACCGATGATTTCCTTCTCTGTACGGGCATCTACGGCTGATAAGCAATCGTCGAACACTAATATATTAGGATCCTTCAACAAACCCCTGGCAATGGATACACGTTGTTTTTGTCCGCCGCTCAAGGTAACGCCACGCTCTCCTATCACCGTCTCGAAGCCTTCCGGGAATTGCAAAATATCCTTCTCCACCGAAGCTTGCTTAGCAGCGGTTTTTATTGCCTCCATATCCGCCCCCGGCGCACCGAAACGGATGTTATTAGCGATGGAATCCGAGAATAAAAACAGGTCTTGCGGCACGTAACTAACCTGTGTCCTTAAGCTTTCCAGGGACATTTCCTTTATATCGATGCCATCGATTTTAATCTTACCCGACTGCGGATCGAACATCCTGATCAGTAATTGTGCTAACGTTGTTTTGCCGGAACCGGTGCGGCCAATGATAGCAACCTTTTCACCTTCCTTAATTTTTAAATTAAAATTCTTAAGCGCTTGAATTCCCGTATGGCTATACATGAAATTAATATTCTCAAAATGAATATCCCCTTTGAAAGTAGCGTCTACGGGATTTTCAGGATTGCTGATATCCGGCTTTACTTGTAAAAATTCGTTGATCCGTTGCTGTGATGCAGCGGCCCTTTGAATCATGGAAGCGACCCAGCCGATGGAGAAAAAGGGAAAAGTGAGCATATTTACATAAATGACAAATTCTGCCAAGTTACCCACCGTAATATTTCCCTTGATGACCTGCATCCCGCCGATAAAAATTGTAGTTACAACACTTAAACCTATCATCAAGGCCATACTAGGCTGGTACAGGGCATCAGTTTTAGCGAGGCTGATAGAGCTTTTCTTATAAGCTTCGCTAGCATCATCAAAATGTTTTACACTGGGATCTTCCTGGACATACGATTTTATTACGCGGATTCCAGAATAAGACTCCTGCGCCACCGTAGTAATATTTGATAGCTGCGCTTGGATCTTCTCACTTTTTTTATGGATGATGCGGTTAACAAAATAGATCGTGATCGCGAGTATCGGGAGCGGGGATAAAGTGTAAAGCGTTAACAACGGGTTTACCTTGAGCATCAGGTAAATAATAATTACCATCATGATCACGGTACGGGTGGCATACATAACCGCCGGTCCCACGTACATCCTTACACGGGAAACATCTTCCGTAATACGGCTCATCAGGTCACCGGTGCGGTGAATCTTGTAAAAGCTAAGATCCAATTCCTGGTAATGTTTATATATAGCATTCTTTAAATCGTATTCTATAAATCGGCTCATCACGACGAGCGTTTGACGCTGTAAAAACATGAAGAAGCCACTCAATAAGGCAAAGCCCAGGATAGAAAGGCCATAAAAAGCCAATACGGAAGAAAACTGTCCGCGGAAAGCAGATTTTACGCTGGTATGATCGATCAGGTGATAAGAATCTAGGTTCTGCTCCAGCAAATCGAAGATTTGACGTACTAAAATGGGTTGAAAAATACTGAATACGATAGAGATGGCTGTAAACAATAATCCAAGCAAAAAACGCCATTTATAGCGCAGGAAATACTTATTGAGCGTCGCGAGATGTTTCAATCGGATAAATTTTAACGCAATTTACGTAAAAATGAATGGAGAGACATGGCAGGTCCATCCCAGGTACTATGAATACCTGCAAAGCATCAGCATTACAAAACAAGAAGGAGCTCCCACCCTCTTGGCGAAGCTCCTTCCATGAATATGATATCTAGTTTATTTCAAAGAATCGATACAAGCGATGATTTTCGCCTTCGCCTCTTCCTCGGAAATATCAACTTTTTCGAATGTACGACCGGTAATTTTCTCGAATAATTCGATATAACGCTCGCTCACGCTATTTACAAATTCGTCGGTCATAGTAGGCACTTGTTGACCTTCTTTACCTTGAAAACCGTTTTCCATCAACCATTCGCGAACGAATTCCTTACTCAGTTGCTTTTGGGCTTCGCCGGCAGCCTGTCTTTCTTCGAAACCTTCAGCATAGAAGAAGCGGGATGAATCCGGGGTATGAATCTCGTCGATCACGTAGATTTGTCCATCGATATGACCGAATTCATACTTGGTATCAACCAAGATCAAACCACGTTCAGCAGCAAGTTTGCGGCCACGCTCGAATAAAGCCAAGGTATATTTTTCTAATTGCTCGTACTCCTCTTTACTTACCAAGCCTTGAGCGATAATTTCTTCGCGGGAAATATCCTCGTCATGGCCTTCATGGGCCTTGGTTGTCGGGGTAATGATCGGGTTCGGGAAGAAATCATTTTCTTTTAAACCTTCCGGCAATGGAACGCCGCAAAGCTCGCGTTTACCGCTTTTGTAAGTCCTCCAAGCATGACCGGTCAAATTGCCACGAACGACCATCTCAACGGGGTACGTCTCACATTTCAAACCAACGGTGCAGTTTGGAGTGGGAACAGCTTTCACCCAGTTAGGCACGATATCCTTGGTGGCATCGAGCATAATTTCAGCGATTTGGTTTAAAACTTGGCCCTTGTAAGGGATCGGACGAGGCAATACAACATCGAATGCAGAGATCCTGTTGCTTACCACCATCGCTAACCATTTGTCCTCGATGGTATAAACATCGCGAACTTTACCTTTGTAGAAACCAGTTTGGCCGGGAAATTGATAAGTTGATTCAGACATGTATTTGTTATTGTTTATTTTTATGACAAAAAAGGTGCTCCCTATAGTTTGAATAAATTAAGCTGCAAATTTAGGGCACCAGGGATTAATTTTACAAGAGAAATTATGAATAACTCCAAAATTACTTACACACCGATCGATTGTAATTACTACGATCGCTTAGAAGCATGGGCAACAGGGCAAATTTTATGTCATATAATTTTTAAATCCACACCACTTCAAGGAGATTTATCTACATACGATGGATATATTAAAAATTTATTCACTATCAACGGGGAGGAATTCATGGAACTTGATAATGGCCGGCATTTGAGGCTCGACCAGTTAGTTTCTGTTAACGGGATTGCCCTCGTACAGAACCAATGCAAAATATAATTTTTAATAATTATATAAATTTATTATCAATGAATGATCCCTTGCTGATAGAATCGGTTTACAAGATCCTCTTTTCGTTGCTTACCGGGGCGATACTAGGATTTGAGCGGGAATTGCGGCGCAAACCCGCCGGGATCAGGACAATCACCTTGCTTTGTGCAGGATCCGCCCTATTCACGATTTTGAGCATCCAGATCGGTTACCCTGGCAATATGGACAGGGTGGCATCAAATATTTTAACGGGTGTAGGATTTATCGGCGCCGGGGTCATTTTCAAGGGAGAATTCTCGATAGACGGCATCACTACCGCAACGACTATCTGGATTGCCGCCGCCCTGGGCATGGCGATCGGAATGGATAAGTACTGGTTGGCCGGTATTACATTAACCTCCGCCCTCGTAGTTTTAAGGGTATTACAATACGTGGAAGACTGGATCACACGGACCAGGGAACGAAAAATGTACACGGTGATGTACAAAAATGAAGATATGACGGAAGCCGATATCCTCGCGATCTTCCAACAATTTCATCTCCAGCACAAAAAGGTAGCCACCATGAGGAAGGAATCTATCGTAGAAGAGAAATACGAGATATCCGGACCAATAAAAAACATGGAAGCGATGAATCGTTCGCTGATGGTGAACCCATTAATACATTCCTTTATCGTGCAGGTAAACATTTAATGTTTCCTGAGTGTCATCAATACCACGCCCAATATAACGATCACCGAGCCCGCGAACATCTCCAGGGAAAGCTGCTCCCCTGCTATCGACCAACCTAAAAACAATGCTACAACTGGGTTTACGTATGCATAAGTAGCCGTAATTCGCGGAGGGGCATTATTGATCAGCCATGAATAAGATGTATAACCGATCCAGGAACCGAAGATTATTAAATAGGCAATTGCGCCGATAGACACATGCGTCATTGATTGAATCGATGCAAGTTGATTATCTTCCAACACGGCACTCATAACGAGCGCGGCGATACCCCCTACGAAAGTCTGGATGGCCGTATTGGTTAATTGTTGCGGTAATTTTAAGCGGGGTGAAAGTAAAGAACCCGTAACCCAGCACATGCTCCCCATCACGACAACACCGATTGGCCATAAGGGGAAATCTTTATGTTCCGTTGCCGAGAAGGGATTGAAGATCAAAAACAGCCCGATGAAACCGAACCCGATGCCCAGGAGCGTGCGGATACCAACTTTTTTCCGGGAGAAAAACAGGTAATCCAGCAATATAAACCAAGCCGGGTTCGCGGCAACGATTAGGGAAACCAATCCTGAAGGCATATATTTTAATGAAAAAGCAACGCCGGAGTTCCCGATACCGATTAATAGAAAACCAATTAACGAGGCATTTAAAACTTGCTTGATCGAGGGCCATTGCTTCTCTTTATAAATAGCCCAGGCAAATAATAGGCTACCCGCGATGATAAAACGGATCCCGGATAATAAAAACGGGGGGACTTCCCGGATACCGATCTTCATTCCTAAATACGTGGAACCCCATATGATATATACTGCCAATAGGGCGGGGATTAAGAGGTTTGTCTTCGGTTGACCGGCGGTACCCATGGTTTTGAGCGGTTGTTTTTTTTTCGCGGGGTAAGGTACGAAATTTTGCGGGGGATCATGTAGAGACAAGACATGCCTTGTCTGGCCCGGATGTTGAATATTTCATTTTGGGAAGGATTAAAATGATTGGTTAGTTCAAACCACATCACGTAAGCTAATATCCCGATATCAGGATAAATAATTTCTCCTTCTTTACAAGTTGCGAGTAATGGTTGCCGACGATCCGCAACTATAGTGATAAAATATCCTGAAACACTTCCTTAATCCCACTAGTGCGCACGGGCTGAGGCAATACGGTATTTGCATTTTAAACTTTTCAATTTTAGATGATTATTTTCTTGGGTTAACAGATAAAAAATTAATTTACGAAATATGCTATTATCTAATCACAAATTAAACTGATAATGATTCAATTAATCCAAGGAGATATCACCCGGCTAGTAGTAGACGCTATCGTAAATGCCGCTAATTCCTCTTTGCTTGGTGGCGGGGGTGTAGACGGTGCCATCCATAGGGCCGCAGGTCCTTCCCTACTGGAAGAATGCAGGAAAATAAGGAATAGGCAGGGAGGTTGTGAAACGGGCGAAGCCGTAATTACCGGTGCGGGCAACTTGCCATCTAGGTTCGTAATACATACGGTTGGGCCAGTGTGGAACGGAGGGGAGCAAAATGAATTACAGCTCTTGAGAAATTGCTATGAAAACTCTTTGGCCTTAGCTGTAAAAAACAAGGTGCAGACAATTGCATTCCCTAATATTAGCACCGGGATATACCGATTTCCAAAACAGCTTGCAGCAGAAATCGCTATATCCACGGTGAAAGAATTTACCTTGAACGATATGTTAGAGAAAGTAATTTTTGTAAGCTTTGATCAAGAAAATTATGCTATCTATAAGAACCTAATGTTGTAGAAAAAATATTTTCGCTGCCTATATTTCTACTTCTTTCTTGATGCCATACGGTGTATATATTATTTTACCCTCCTTTGTCGTTTTCCTGATTGCTCTATTTTTCGCGATCGAATCTTCCGTTTTATAACCACGTTTATGATCGAGGTGGATGCATATTGCGCTGTACCTTTTTTGAATTCCTTTTATCCCGAGATTCATCAAGCGTTCGCCCAGTTCCCGGTCTTGCCCGCCGTATTGCATCCTTTCATCAAATCCGTTTACCGCCAGGATATCAGCTTTCCAACCGGAAGAATTATGCCCGTTCCAGCTCGCTTTGGTAGGCGTAACCGCATTCAGGAGATGGGCTTTAAAACCTTTACTGCTGAGTTTATTATTTTTAAACGATTTTTTGAGGCCATGAGATAATAACCAATCTATATCAAAACAACGTTGTGAAATAATATCATCTTTTTTTATTAATTCCGATATATTCATGGGTAACATATAATATCCCCCGGAGATAAAATGCCCCGGCTTGCGGTATTTCATATGCATTTCAACGAAATCTTTCCTGGGAATGCAATCGCCGTCGCTCATCAAGATATAATCGGATTTACATGCCGTGATAGCTTTATTTAAGATGGTCGATTTTTGAAACCCGTTATCTTCATGCCATATATACTGGATGGGAAAATTAACTTCTGCCTGTATCTTGCTAACTAATTGCCGGGTAGTTTCCCTGGAACCATCATCTGCAATAACTAATTCGAACTCATTGAATGTTTGCTGATTATACCCCCATAATACTTTTTCAAGCCAGGCTTCAGCGTTGTAGGTACTGATAATTACAGATATTTTCATATTTAAAACGATAATGGCGGGGCGTTAACATAAAACATCTTGTCAACAAATATAATAATGTCCCCTTTGTTAATTATTTTTACAGATCAATTTTGATTTTAAATGACTGTTACACTTATTGAATTAAATAATTTTCATGAAGAATGTCTTTACAGCCAAGTAAAGTTCCTACATGATCAAGATATAACGGTGAACTTAATCGTTAATTCTTCATTAAGAATCCAGGTCGAAGAATACAAGTGCTTATTAAATGATATACAATATTTTAACAGGAAGAAAAAAATTAAGATTTTAGATTTTTTTAAGATATACAAATATTTGATCTCAAGCCAACCGGATATAGTCGTTTTTAACACTGGTAGTTCTAAATTAGATATTGTAGGTCTTTCAAATTTTTTGCCAAAGAAAATAAAACGATTTGGAATTTTACATAATTTAACAAAATTATTTTCCAGCAAATCGCAAGTATTGATTTCTAAAGGTATTGATGGATATTTTGTTATTAACGATTTTCTTTTAAAGAATGATTTAATTGCACAATCCCCGAAGCCTTTTTATAGCTTCTACCCCGTATTTTTCCCAAAATATAAAGATTCTTTTAAAATTCTAAAAACGGGGCAAGAATTTTGGTTCTGCATCCCGGGTAGCGTTTCTTACAAAAGGAAGGATTATAAATTATTGATCGATATCGCGGCGCAACTGAAGGCTTATAACAATTTTAAATTCATCATATTAGGAAAGATGAACCCGGATCATGAAGATGCGGCCGACTTTATAAAAAAAATAAAGGAAAATGATGTTGCTGACAAATTCACTTTATTCGATCTATTTATTCCGAACCCGGTCTTCCATGAATATATATCTAACTCGGACTGCCTCCTGCTTCCCTTTAATAAAGAACATAATTCATATATCAATTATAAAATTACAGGCGCTATAAATCTCGCCATTGCTCATCAAAAGAAAATTATAACATCTTCTGATTTAAAAATCATTGATGATATCGTTAATAATAGCTTTTTCTACAATGATCCCGCCGAATTATTGTTTTATATCAAGGAAATCATTAACGGGAATAGGGATCTTTCTTTTGTAAACAATCCAAAATGGAGCTTCGAACATCAACAAAAGCAATATCTATCTGCACTTGGTATTACCGTGAAAAATTGATGCAATAATCACTTTCAACTACAATAATAAACCGGGACAGTTTGCCCCGGTTGTTAATTATTACTCTATAAAAATTTCTTGGCTAATTATTTACTTTCCGAATACTGCAAGGTTTCCCAATCAGTCGTATCATTTTTCCTTACGTATACTTCAATATTGGCATTAGTAGGTCGCCTCGGGGCTAAGAAACTATCCGCCAGGCGATAATGTTGCTGTAATGTTTCACGTAAGGCGAACGGGAAAAAGTTATTTAAAGTCGGGGCATATTCGTACATGACGATATCATATTCCTGCCGCTGCACCTTCCGGGTAAACAACTGTAATTGCTTGTTAAACATCCCTACGCCCAAATGGTACCATAAAGGATAATTGCTACCTGTTTCTAATTGGTATGGCATTGCATAGGCCAATGGCGTCAGCTCCGTCATGTTCAATACCTTTGGCATTTTGCCCTGGAAGTTCACTGCTTTCCAGGCAAGCACTTTTTCCATCCCATGCACCGTTGATGGCGGCATATACATTTTTTCAAACCCCTTGATGCTGGTAAAAACCCATTCACTTGTCGGAACATCTGTCGTATCAAGGTTTATCATGAAATTATGTTTTGATACCACGTTCTCGCCCGTAGGGCTTACATTGGCGACTTCCTTTCCCGGTAAAAACCTAGCAAATACCCGGTCTATGTACTTCCAATAAGTCCCCGACCACCAAAGTAAAACCAGGCAAGCACCGGCAATTATGGCCTTCCAACCATCTAATTTTATATGCAATTGAGATGTTAAAAGACTGGCAATCAATGCAAATGCGAAACTATGGAAAAAAATATTATTGTCCGGCGGGGTATAACTTGTAACCTGGAATAATGCCGCTTCGGCAAGGATACCCAAGGTTAGCAATGTAAATAGCATGAAATTTCTATCCTCCCAGGTTTTGGAAAACTGTTTTATTGCCGGTATCAACAATAAAAGTATCAATACCAGGTAAAACTTAATCCATTGCGATTCTCCCATGATGGCATCCGCAAAATCGGCTACCGACAAACGGGAATTATGCGGCGGCTGACCATGGTTAAACCAATAACCGATATTATACTTTTGAAACGGTAAAAATACTGCCAGGGCTATTATCAGGTAACTAGCGATAAATATTCCCAAGCGTAAATATTTCCTATCCTGTATGCAGCCGTACACCAATAAAGCCAAGGCAAGCAATAGTCCCAATCCACCTCCATCTTGCTTCGTGAAAAATGAAAGGAATAAGAATGTTGCCGATAGGAATAACTGGATGTAAACGATCCATGCCTGCTTGTACTCCCTGTTTAAAGCGGCCAGCAAAAATGCTAGGCCAACAAATTCATACACGATTACGCTGTGGTTATACCATGGCCAGAAGTTAAAGAAGCTGTAGGATATAGCAAATACAAGGATTGATAGCAAGCGTATAATTGGCTGTACATTCAAGCTTCTCATCATTGATCTGAATGCAAAACCACCCAAAATATTCATAAATACCTGCGCTTTCACCAAGGACATCATATGTGGACCGAACAGCTTAAAAAATAACGATGGCACCAACCAGAACCCGAAACCGAGCGGCGTTCCGAAGTCCTTGTAAGGCACCTGTCCCAAGTACATACGGTATGCCCCTTCGTAAGAGAGGAAAATATTTACCCTGTAAGGGAAGGTCAAGAATAAGGGTACGATAGCCAATCCGCAGATAATCAGGCATTCTAAAACTGTTGTAGTTCTGTTTCTTTCAAGTAATCCAGGCATAGTTGGGGCCGTTAGGTGATAATGTAGGAATTAAAAAAGCCAAAAATAATAGAATTCAGCAAATTATTAAATTCAAACCTTAAACGGCGTGAAGATAACCCGGGTAAATCTTGAACGAACCGGTCTACCCTGCTGGATTTATCATATTAATATAACATAACATCTTATCAACCAATTAGTATTTTCAATAATTCATTGTATCTTGCAGCCACATTAATGTGATTA includes the following:
- the pgi gene encoding glucose-6-phosphate isomerase: MFPSTNPTHTGSWKALTNHAEEMRKVQMRDLFAKDATRFDKYHLKIEDILFDYSKNIITDETLQLLQALAIECGVPEAIKAMFSAEKINQTENRAVLHVALRNRGNTPILLDGQDVMPEVNKVLAKMQDCCRKIHSGEWKGYTGKKIKYFVNIGIGGSDLGPVMVTEALKPYWIDGIETYFVSNVDGTHIVETLKKVNPEETLFLIASKTFTTQETMTNAHTARDWFLDAAKDEKHVASHFVALSTNEEAVKSFGIDPANMFEFWDWVGGRYSLWSAIGLSIALTIGYDNFVALLEGAHATDEHFRNTPAEQNIPLIMALIGLWYGNFFDAHTEAILPYDQYMHRFAAYFQQGNMESNGKYVDRNGHPVSYQTGPVVWGEPGTNGQHAFYQLIHQGTKLIPCDFIAPAISHNPVGDHHQKLLSNFFAQTEALMNGKSAAAAKAELEKTGMPATGIEKLVPFKVFTGNRPTNSFLLKEITPRSLGTLVAMYEHKIFVQGVIWNIFSFDQWGVELGKQLANNILPELKGNERITSHDSSTNGLINAYKLMRN
- a CDS encoding DUF3276 family protein, whose protein sequence is MAYENNNQQERNNDSIFSKRLKAGKRRTYFFDVKTTRGNDYFLTITESKKRFNDNGYDRHKVFLYKEDFNKFLNALTETINYVKTELMPDFDFDAYNHDYSGENEQDEVGVEASSSTETEEEVTETTTAAATTSAAPTSSNEDVDKW
- a CDS encoding ABC transporter ATP-binding protein, with the translated sequence MKHLATLNKYFLRYKWRFLLGLLFTAISIVFSIFQPILVRQIFDLLEQNLDSYHLIDHTSVKSAFRGQFSSVLAFYGLSILGFALLSGFFMFLQRQTLVVMSRFIEYDLKNAIYKHYQELDLSFYKIHRTGDLMSRITEDVSRVRMYVGPAVMYATRTVIMMVIIIYLMLKVNPLLTLYTLSPLPILAITIYFVNRIIHKKSEKIQAQLSNITTVAQESYSGIRVIKSYVQEDPSVKHFDDASEAYKKSSISLAKTDALYQPSMALMIGLSVVTTIFIGGMQVIKGNITVGNLAEFVIYVNMLTFPFFSIGWVASMIQRAAASQQRINEFLQVKPDISNPENPVDATFKGDIHFENINFMYSHTGIQALKNFNLKIKEGEKVAIIGRTGSGKTTLAQLLIRMFDPQSGKIKIDGIDIKEMSLESLRTQVSYVPQDLFLFSDSIANNIRFGAPGADMEAIKTAAKQASVEKDILQFPEGFETVIGERGVTLSGGQKQRVSIARGLLKDPNILVFDDCLSAVDARTEKEIIGNLYAFLKDKTAIIITHRIFSLFEFDKIIVLEEGRIIEEGTHEALLLKNGYYAEMYQRQQKGEEENVTE
- a CDS encoding phosphoribosylaminoimidazolesuccinocarboxamide synthase; amino-acid sequence: MSESTYQFPGQTGFYKGKVRDVYTIEDKWLAMVVSNRISAFDVVLPRPIPYKGQVLNQIAEIMLDATKDIVPNWVKAVPTPNCTVGLKCETYPVEMVVRGNLTGHAWRTYKSGKRELCGVPLPEGLKENDFFPNPIITPTTKAHEGHDEDISREEIIAQGLVSKEEYEQLEKYTLALFERGRKLAAERGLILVDTKYEFGHIDGQIYVIDEIHTPDSSRFFYAEGFEERQAAGEAQKQLSKEFVREWLMENGFQGKEGQQVPTMTDEFVNSVSERYIELFEKITGRTFEKVDISEEEAKAKIIACIDSLK
- a CDS encoding MgtC/SapB family protein, which produces MNDPLLIESVYKILFSLLTGAILGFERELRRKPAGIRTITLLCAGSALFTILSIQIGYPGNMDRVASNILTGVGFIGAGVIFKGEFSIDGITTATTIWIAAALGMAIGMDKYWLAGITLTSALVVLRVLQYVEDWITRTRERKMYTVMYKNEDMTEADILAIFQQFHLQHKKVATMRKESIVEEKYEISGPIKNMEAMNRSLMVNPLIHSFIVQVNI
- a CDS encoding EamA family transporter yields the protein MGTAGQPKTNLLIPALLAVYIIWGSTYLGMKIGIREVPPFLLSGIRFIIAGSLLFAWAIYKEKQWPSIKQVLNASLIGFLLIGIGNSGVAFSLKYMPSGLVSLIVAANPAWFILLDYLFFSRKKVGIRTLLGIGFGFIGLFLIFNPFSATEHKDFPLWPIGVVVMGSMCWVTGSLLSPRLKLPQQLTNTAIQTFVGGIAALVMSAVLEDNQLASIQSMTHVSIGAIAYLIIFGSWIGYTSYSWLINNAPPRITATYAYVNPVVALFLGWSIAGEQLSLEMFAGSVIVILGVVLMTLRKH